A stretch of Paraburkholderia phenazinium DNA encodes these proteins:
- a CDS encoding SDR family NAD(P)-dependent oxidoreductase translates to MNRIDLEGRTVVITGGARGIGYAVAQRALNSGASVALWDVDAARLERSRGELAELGKVSTAIVELTDEASVNKAVSETLAAHGTIDVLINCAGITGGNGTTWELEPDVWRRVIDVNLIGPYLTCRAVVPQMLKQGYGRIVNISSVAGKDGNPNASHYSASKAGLIGLTKSLGKELATKNILVNAVTPAAAKTEIFDSMSQQHIDYMLSKIPMNRFLLPEEAASLILWLSSEDCAFSTGAVFDLSGGRATY, encoded by the coding sequence ATGAACCGAATCGATCTGGAGGGGCGTACCGTCGTCATTACTGGCGGGGCGCGTGGAATTGGCTATGCAGTGGCGCAGCGCGCGCTGAACTCGGGCGCCTCGGTGGCGCTGTGGGACGTCGACGCGGCGCGTCTCGAGCGCAGCCGCGGCGAACTGGCCGAACTCGGCAAAGTCTCGACGGCGATCGTCGAACTGACCGACGAGGCTTCGGTGAATAAGGCGGTCAGCGAAACGCTTGCCGCCCACGGCACGATCGACGTGCTGATCAACTGCGCGGGCATCACCGGCGGTAACGGCACCACGTGGGAGCTGGAGCCCGATGTCTGGCGCCGCGTGATCGACGTGAACCTGATCGGCCCGTATCTGACCTGCCGCGCTGTGGTACCGCAGATGCTCAAGCAGGGCTACGGCCGCATCGTCAATATCTCCTCGGTAGCCGGCAAGGATGGCAACCCGAACGCGTCGCACTACAGCGCCTCGAAGGCCGGCCTGATCGGCCTCACCAAATCTCTCGGCAAAGAACTCGCCACCAAAAACATTCTGGTCAACGCCGTCACGCCGGCGGCAGCCAAGACCGAAATCTTCGATTCGATGTCGCAGCAGCATATCGACTACATGCTCTCGAAGATCCCCATGAACCGCTTCCTGCTGCCCGAAGAGGCGGCCTCGCTGATCCTGTGGCTGTCGTCGGAAGACTGCGCGTTCAGCACCGGTGCGGTGTTCGATTTGTCGGGTGGGCGCGCGACTTACTGA
- a CDS encoding sensor domain-containing diguanylate cyclase produces the protein MRHRKLSLRRRWRKAFRTYGALVAQSVGGHPFLAGFAGTVVATAMASLTFLTLYDGRADALRHAHETSENLVSLISSDLARNVEIYDLSLQSMVDNAQDPATWRLSPALRQAVLFDRATTAAYLGGAYVLGIDGLPRASQNGDRNPVVPLSDRDYFVAQQRNPSLGLFVSHPYRSRWRGGNPSIGLTRRINAPDGSFAGVAMLAIRLEYFQHLLDRINTGTSGSVFIVLDDGTLLARKPFAESDIGTSIAKSPTFTIMAAHAEGSYIASSAVDGVRRMFTYARVHNTPLIAVVAPSLDDVLAEWRRRSLIAGGLTLALGAVFVVLSWLLAFTLQDKVAAQAELIRLAATDPLTGLSNRRVLDRRLDEEWLRARRHGSPMSVLFVDIDHFKQFNDTYGHAAGDEVLTAVAECIASAVRRPVDLVARYGGEEFAVVLPDTPAAGATSVAEKIRKRVQGMSLFYGQSGHGSVTVSVGCATCVPAQGASASGLMAAADAQLYAAKSAGRNRVSAAA, from the coding sequence GTGAGGCATCGAAAGCTTTCCCTGCGTCGACGCTGGCGCAAAGCATTCCGCACTTACGGAGCGCTGGTCGCGCAGAGCGTGGGCGGCCACCCGTTTCTCGCGGGTTTCGCCGGGACGGTGGTGGCGACTGCTATGGCGAGCCTGACCTTTCTGACACTCTACGATGGCCGGGCCGACGCGCTGCGCCATGCCCACGAAACCTCGGAGAACCTCGTATCGCTGATTTCCAGCGACCTTGCGCGCAATGTCGAGATCTACGATCTGTCGTTGCAGTCGATGGTCGACAACGCGCAGGACCCGGCCACCTGGCGCCTGTCGCCGGCGCTGCGGCAAGCTGTGCTGTTCGATCGCGCGACTACCGCCGCCTACCTCGGTGGCGCCTATGTATTGGGCATAGACGGCCTCCCGCGCGCTTCCCAGAATGGCGACCGCAATCCAGTGGTGCCGCTTAGCGACCGCGACTATTTTGTCGCTCAGCAGCGCAATCCGTCGCTGGGCCTGTTCGTATCGCATCCGTATCGTTCCCGATGGCGCGGCGGCAATCCGTCGATCGGGCTGACCCGGCGTATCAACGCACCCGACGGCAGCTTCGCGGGCGTTGCGATGCTGGCTATCCGGCTCGAATATTTTCAGCACCTGCTCGACAGGATCAACACGGGCACGTCCGGGTCTGTGTTTATCGTCCTCGACGATGGAACCTTGCTGGCCCGCAAGCCGTTTGCCGAAAGCGATATCGGCACCAGCATCGCCAAGTCTCCCACTTTCACGATCATGGCGGCGCACGCGGAGGGGTCGTATATCGCGAGTTCGGCCGTCGACGGCGTACGGCGCATGTTTACCTATGCGCGTGTGCACAACACGCCGTTGATCGCTGTGGTGGCGCCGTCGCTCGACGATGTGCTTGCCGAATGGCGGCGGCGCAGCCTGATTGCCGGCGGCCTCACGCTCGCGCTGGGCGCGGTGTTCGTGGTGCTGTCGTGGTTGCTTGCATTTACCCTTCAGGACAAGGTCGCGGCGCAGGCAGAACTGATCCGGCTCGCGGCGACGGACCCGCTGACCGGCCTGAGCAACCGTCGCGTACTCGACCGCCGGCTCGACGAAGAGTGGTTGCGCGCGCGGCGTCATGGCAGTCCGATGTCGGTGCTGTTTGTCGACATCGATCACTTCAAGCAGTTTAACGATACCTACGGCCACGCCGCGGGCGACGAAGTGCTGACCGCGGTGGCCGAATGCATCGCGTCGGCGGTGCGGCGTCCGGTGGATCTGGTGGCACGCTATGGCGGCGAAGAGTTTGCCGTGGTGCTGCCGGATACCCCGGCGGCAGGGGCGACGAGCGTCGCGGAGAAGATCCGCAAAAGGGTCCAGGGCATGAGCCTGTTCTATGGGCAGAGCGGCCACGGCAGCGTAACGGTGAGTGTGGGCTGCGCCACTTGTGTGCCGGCTCAGGGGGCGAGTGCTTCCGGGTTGATGGCTGCCGCCGATGCGCAGTTGTATGCGGCGAAGTCGGCGGGGCGGAATCGGGTGAGTGCGGCGGCTTGA
- a CDS encoding RNA polymerase sigma factor, producing the protein MTGSDLPSQLPELLPRLWSFALRISGDRHDAEDLVQRACLRGLERAHQLQPGTSTLSWMFAIVHSTWIDELRARSRRNRSSTEWDDDMLETVADPAARTPEENAINNQIVNAVGQLPEAQRVVMLLVAVEGLSYSEAAEVLEVPIGTVMSRLSRARQTIGTLFGVRDNQKTKVTVASKDPVS; encoded by the coding sequence ATGACCGGCTCAGACTTACCCAGCCAGCTACCGGAGTTGCTGCCGCGCCTGTGGTCGTTCGCGTTACGCATTTCAGGCGACCGGCACGATGCCGAAGACCTGGTGCAGCGCGCCTGCCTGCGCGGGCTCGAACGCGCCCACCAGTTACAGCCCGGCACCTCCACCCTCAGCTGGATGTTCGCCATCGTGCACTCCACCTGGATCGACGAGTTGCGCGCCCGCAGCCGGCGCAACCGCTCCAGCACGGAGTGGGACGACGACATGCTTGAAACCGTCGCCGATCCGGCGGCGCGCACGCCGGAGGAAAACGCGATCAATAACCAGATTGTCAATGCGGTCGGACAGTTGCCGGAAGCGCAGCGCGTCGTCATGCTGCTGGTCGCCGTCGAAGGGCTTAGTTATAGTGAAGCGGCGGAGGTGCTCGAGGTCCCGATCGGCACCGTCATGAGCCGCTTGTCGCGCGCGCGCCAGACCATCGGCACGCTGTTCGGGGTTCGGGACAATCAAAAAACAAAAGTCACAGTTGCGAGTAAGGACCCGGTCTCATGA
- a CDS encoding anti-sigma factor, with amino-acid sequence MKMDSVLLMAYVDGELSAEECQEIEKEIAVSPDTAELVAQLRASQLPYAQAFAQQKLPPVPDSLTEAVAAMARAHAQRTATPGANDAAVTRDAFTAPSAPIRSRLRIAPQWLAVAFVAGVVCYGIGTRFLPGFGATPNSSPTATLAAANPEEPGWVAAAAGYQQLYSRETVAQVPVNAELTAQTVDEIQHQDGLNVRIPDLSQAGLTFKRVQRLRFKDKPLVQIVYLPQQGAPIALCVMKEGKPDTTIAERRVESMNVVTWRHADLSYALIGKPEGTDLPALAKRISDNDVQTLFGDAGISMLAAN; translated from the coding sequence ATGAAAATGGACTCTGTTTTGTTGATGGCATATGTGGACGGCGAGCTGTCTGCAGAAGAATGCCAGGAGATCGAAAAGGAGATCGCTGTGTCGCCTGATACCGCCGAACTCGTCGCGCAATTACGCGCGTCGCAGTTGCCGTATGCGCAAGCGTTCGCCCAGCAAAAGCTGCCGCCGGTGCCGGACAGCCTGACCGAAGCCGTTGCCGCGATGGCGCGCGCCCATGCACAACGCACCGCCACGCCGGGCGCCAACGACGCCGCCGTCACGCGCGACGCCTTTACGGCACCTTCGGCGCCCATCCGCTCGCGCCTGCGTATCGCGCCGCAGTGGCTCGCGGTCGCCTTTGTTGCGGGGGTAGTCTGCTACGGCATTGGAACGCGCTTCCTGCCGGGTTTTGGCGCGACCCCGAACAGCAGTCCCACTGCGACGCTCGCGGCAGCCAATCCCGAAGAGCCAGGCTGGGTCGCCGCTGCAGCGGGATATCAGCAGCTCTATTCGCGCGAGACCGTGGCACAGGTGCCGGTCAATGCCGAACTCACGGCGCAAACCGTCGACGAAATCCAGCATCAGGACGGTCTGAACGTACGGATTCCGGATCTGAGTCAGGCGGGCCTGACCTTCAAGCGCGTGCAACGGTTGCGCTTTAAAGACAAACCCCTGGTGCAGATCGTCTATCTGCCGCAGCAGGGCGCGCCCATCGCGCTATGCGTCATGAAGGAAGGCAAGCCTGACACCACGATCGCAGAACGACGCGTTGAGAGCATGAACGTCGTGACCTGGCGGCACGCCGATCTCAGCTACGCGCTGATCGGCAAGCCCGAAGGGACCGACCTGCCTGCACTGGCCAAACGTATCTCCGATAACGACGTGCAGACGCTGTTCGGCGATGCGGGCATCTCGATGCTGGCGGCTAACTGA
- a CDS encoding CHRD domain-containing protein has product MKMNRTLTALVLSLSLAAPALAVADTLNLQAHLLASSEVPPKTSDGHGELTATYDTASKVLHYKVTYADLTGPASMAHFHGPAPVGKNAPVAVPIPMDKLASPIDGDATLSAAQESDLLAGNWYFNVHTAKNPGGEIRGQVEQVK; this is encoded by the coding sequence ATGAAAATGAATCGAACGCTTACCGCACTGGTGTTGTCTCTGAGTCTCGCCGCACCTGCGCTCGCCGTTGCCGACACGCTCAACCTGCAAGCCCACCTGCTCGCCTCCTCCGAAGTGCCGCCCAAAACCAGCGACGGACACGGCGAATTGACGGCAACCTACGACACCGCGTCGAAGGTGTTGCATTACAAGGTCACCTACGCGGACCTCACCGGGCCCGCCAGCATGGCGCATTTCCACGGCCCGGCACCGGTCGGCAAGAACGCGCCGGTGGCGGTTCCGATCCCGATGGACAAACTGGCCAGTCCGATTGATGGCGACGCCACGCTGAGCGCTGCGCAGGAAAGCGATCTGCTGGCCGGCAACTGGTACTTCAACGTCCATACCGCGAAGAACCCCGGCGGCGAGATTCGCGGTCAGGTCGAACAGGTGAAGTAA
- a CDS encoding DUF2092 domain-containing protein: MNLFISRDGGEPALRVRRMVLMGSALAALVGAPVVLAQAPASGSNAPAQAQPEMQQQAVDALNKLGNYLRTLKSFRIEADSVTDAVLTTGQNVGFLHRTEMSVQRPDKVRVVVTGSRAPKGLIYDGHTFVLFNDTHHYYSRVPAPPTIRELIADADDKYGVQLPLVDLFYWGEQSDDEKSLTSALFIGLDKVDGKWCNHYAYQQPGLDWELWIQTGARPLPCRFVVTDTTQPSRPQHAVNYQWTLNPTFEAGTFTFHPGPGAREIPMRPPTTTGDDQQGDAQ; this comes from the coding sequence GTGAACCTGTTTATTTCGCGTGATGGCGGCGAGCCTGCCTTGCGGGTGCGGCGCATGGTCCTGATGGGCTCCGCGCTGGCGGCGCTGGTCGGTGCCCCCGTGGTGCTCGCCCAGGCTCCCGCGTCTGGGAGCAACGCGCCGGCCCAGGCGCAACCCGAGATGCAGCAGCAGGCCGTCGATGCGCTGAACAAGCTCGGCAACTACTTGCGCACCCTGAAGAGCTTCCGTATCGAGGCCGATAGCGTGACGGACGCCGTGCTGACAACGGGCCAAAACGTCGGCTTCCTGCATCGCACGGAGATGTCGGTGCAGCGTCCGGACAAGGTCAGGGTCGTGGTCACAGGGAGCCGCGCGCCGAAGGGCCTGATCTACGACGGTCACACGTTCGTGCTGTTCAACGACACCCATCACTACTACAGCCGGGTGCCGGCGCCGCCTACCATTCGCGAACTCATTGCCGACGCCGACGACAAGTACGGCGTCCAGCTTCCGCTCGTCGACCTGTTCTACTGGGGCGAGCAGTCGGACGACGAAAAGTCGCTGACGAGCGCGCTCTTTATCGGCCTCGACAAGGTCGACGGCAAATGGTGCAACCACTATGCCTATCAACAGCCGGGCCTCGACTGGGAGCTCTGGATCCAGACCGGCGCGCGGCCATTGCCGTGCCGGTTTGTCGTGACGGATACGACCCAGCCATCGCGGCCGCAGCATGCGGTCAACTATCAGTGGACGTTGAACCCCACCTTCGAAGCGGGCACCTTCACGTTCCATCCGGGCCCTGGCGCGAGGGAGATTCCGATGCGGCCACCGACCACGACGGGCGACGACCAACAGGGAGACGCGCAATGA
- a CDS encoding helix-turn-helix domain-containing protein has product MPSRTEELPTVVRRMSAGQMLMAGSSVSAVADALHLSTATVKRYKAMLESGGLDALKKMSVGGRSSALDAAALEWVAAALRGSAREHGFPSDAWTNVRLRELIAARFGVQYSRVYAWQIATNLGLGHRLSKSSR; this is encoded by the coding sequence ATGCCATCCCGAACCGAAGAGCTTCCCACTGTCGTCCGGCGCATGAGCGCGGGCCAGATGCTGATGGCGGGTTCTTCGGTCAGCGCAGTGGCCGATGCCCTTCATCTGTCTACCGCCACCGTCAAACGCTATAAGGCCATGCTGGAGAGCGGCGGCCTCGACGCGTTGAAGAAGATGAGCGTCGGTGGCCGCTCGTCCGCGCTCGACGCCGCGGCGCTCGAGTGGGTCGCCGCCGCACTGCGCGGCTCCGCACGCGAGCACGGTTTCCCGAGCGATGCATGGACCAACGTACGCTTGCGCGAGCTGATCGCCGCGCGCTTCGGGGTGCAGTACTCGCGGGTCTACGCCTGGCAGATCGCGACCAATCTGGGACTCGGCCACCGGCTGTCGAAATCGAGCCGTTGA
- a CDS encoding NADPH-dependent FMN reductase translates to MTSFDHQRRPLVIGIGGTTRAASSTERALGFALRGAEAAGARTRLFGGTFLHSLPHYAPEDPQRTDAQLELIEAVREADALIIATPGYHGGVSGLVKNALDTLEELRGDERPYLDGRAVGCVVTAYGWQAAGSVLTSLRSIVHALRGWPTPFGAGINTLETRFETVDTCSDPKVVDQLATVGQQAAQFALAFSTQHTSVPRGAAPEGRTAKVFTLAS, encoded by the coding sequence TTGACCAGTTTCGATCACCAACGCCGGCCGCTCGTCATCGGCATCGGCGGCACCACGCGTGCGGCATCGTCGACCGAGCGTGCCCTCGGTTTTGCACTGCGCGGCGCCGAAGCAGCCGGTGCACGCACCCGCCTGTTCGGCGGCACGTTCCTACATAGCCTGCCGCACTACGCCCCTGAAGATCCGCAACGCACCGACGCCCAGCTCGAGCTGATCGAAGCCGTGCGCGAAGCCGACGCGCTGATCATCGCCACCCCCGGCTACCACGGCGGCGTCTCCGGTCTCGTGAAGAATGCGCTCGATACGCTCGAAGAACTGCGTGGCGACGAGCGTCCTTACCTCGACGGCCGTGCGGTGGGCTGCGTGGTCACGGCCTATGGCTGGCAGGCCGCCGGTTCGGTACTGACGTCGCTGCGCTCGATCGTGCACGCCTTGCGCGGCTGGCCCACGCCGTTCGGCGCCGGCATCAATACGCTCGAGACACGCTTCGAAACCGTCGATACCTGCTCCGACCCGAAAGTGGTCGACCAGCTTGCTACAGTCGGCCAGCAGGCCGCACAGTTTGCCCTCGCGTTCAGCACGCAGCACACGTCGGTGCCTCGCGGCGCGGCGCCCGAAGGCCGCACGGCCAAGGTGTTCACGCTCGCCAGCTAA
- a CDS encoding transcriptional regulator: MNRQAIQYKGYEVAPVAQQLPNGLFAANLTIGKTTADPSRAHSFDALDYFFDEEHAVAYAYRWGRMWIDNHQ, from the coding sequence ATGAATCGACAAGCTATCCAATACAAAGGTTACGAGGTCGCTCCGGTCGCGCAACAGTTGCCCAACGGGCTGTTCGCCGCGAATCTGACCATCGGCAAAACCACTGCAGATCCGAGCCGGGCGCATTCGTTCGATGCGCTCGATTATTTCTTCGACGAAGAACACGCGGTGGCCTACGCGTATCGTTGGGGACGTATGTGGATCGACAATCATCAATGA
- the iaaH gene encoding indoleacetamide hydrolase, whose amino-acid sequence MTWTVDEQLALTATQAVTAIQTGRLKATDYVATLLARAAALSTLNALTALNMEGALDAARRIDAMTPEARSALPLAGLPIVVKDNINTEGLVTSAGTPALENFVPRANAPTVQRLLDAGAIVLGKANMHELACGITSTNFAPHAGHVRNPYDPGLIPGGSSGGTAAAIAARIVPAGLGTDTSGSVRIPAALTGTAGLRPSVGDGGAERRYHDPDAVVPICHTRDTVGPMARDVADIALLDGIVTGAGPLPEVALSGLRIGLPAPLWDGLEYALEDVVRDALTRLEAAGVTLVPVEMDELLPLSSKVSSAVAIHEAHLDVPAWLVANDAPVKTLAELAARIASPDVRDIYDAVLADPLAHEYQDALTMWRPQLQQLYAQTFATQQLDALLFPTTRLAAVPIDDLAGSSAVSINGGVPIDEMDAYLRNVQPASNAGIPGLSLAAGLTAEGLPVGLALDGPLGSDRRLLAIGVAFEQLLGALPAPTL is encoded by the coding sequence ATGACATGGACCGTCGACGAACAGTTGGCCCTAACGGCAACGCAAGCGGTGACTGCGATCCAGACCGGCCGGCTGAAAGCCACGGACTATGTCGCCACACTACTCGCTCGCGCTGCGGCGCTTTCGACCCTCAACGCCCTCACTGCGCTCAACATGGAGGGCGCACTCGATGCGGCCAGGCGGATCGACGCCATGACACCTGAAGCGCGCTCGGCATTGCCGCTTGCGGGTCTGCCAATCGTTGTCAAAGACAACATCAATACGGAAGGGCTTGTCACTTCGGCCGGCACGCCCGCGCTGGAGAACTTCGTGCCGCGCGCGAACGCGCCCACCGTGCAGCGCCTGCTCGACGCGGGCGCAATCGTGCTCGGCAAGGCCAACATGCACGAACTGGCGTGCGGCATCACCAGTACGAACTTCGCGCCGCATGCCGGTCACGTTCGCAACCCTTACGATCCGGGCCTGATTCCGGGCGGCTCCTCGGGCGGCACCGCCGCTGCCATTGCGGCGCGCATCGTACCAGCCGGACTCGGCACCGATACGAGCGGGTCCGTCCGCATTCCTGCAGCGCTAACCGGTACTGCGGGCCTTCGTCCATCGGTAGGCGACGGAGGCGCAGAGCGCCGCTATCACGATCCGGACGCCGTGGTGCCGATCTGCCATACACGCGACACCGTCGGGCCTATGGCGCGCGACGTCGCCGACATTGCGCTGCTGGACGGCATCGTGACCGGCGCCGGGCCGTTGCCTGAGGTTGCGCTGAGCGGTCTGCGCATCGGCTTGCCGGCGCCGCTATGGGACGGCCTGGAGTACGCCCTGGAAGACGTCGTGCGGGACGCGCTGACGCGGCTCGAGGCGGCAGGTGTGACGCTGGTGCCGGTCGAGATGGACGAGTTGTTGCCACTGAGCAGCAAGGTCAGCTCGGCGGTGGCGATTCACGAAGCTCATCTGGATGTGCCGGCATGGCTCGTCGCCAACGATGCGCCGGTCAAAACGCTGGCCGAGCTGGCGGCACGCATTGCCAGTCCGGATGTACGCGACATCTACGATGCGGTGCTTGCCGACCCGCTCGCCCATGAGTATCAGGATGCCCTGACCATGTGGCGGCCGCAGCTTCAGCAACTGTATGCCCAGACCTTCGCCACGCAACAGCTCGATGCGCTGTTGTTCCCAACCACCCGCCTCGCCGCGGTGCCGATCGATGACCTCGCAGGTTCGTCGGCCGTGTCGATCAACGGCGGAGTACCCATCGACGAAATGGACGCTTATCTGCGCAATGTTCAGCCTGCCAGCAACGCAGGCATTCCGGGCCTGTCGCTGGCTGCAGGCTTGACCGCTGAAGGTCTGCCGGTCGGTCTCGCACTGGACGGACCACTTGGAAGCGACCGGCGGCTGCTGGCTATCGGCGTAGCGTTCGAGCAGTTGCTCGGCGCGCTACCGGCGCCGACCCTTTGA
- a CDS encoding CDP-diacylglycerol diphosphatase, giving the protein MAKAAALVAVAVVASSCAELAAADPDALWKIVGGQCVPEARASGHPGQCTSVDLADHYAILKDISGRSQHLLIPTERVTGIESPSIVAPDAPDYWADGWSSRNTVEASLKKPLAADQFGLEINSEFRRSQQQLHIHMDCMRTDIIDALAPYRRDQPGQWHWETIDGVRYRIMRVTSLSQDNDPFRIVARDHPDSQSMATQTILVTGAGPSADQDGWLVLNSGLDVDNGTGTAEGLLDHECHLADAH; this is encoded by the coding sequence ATGGCCAAGGCAGCCGCTCTGGTGGCTGTCGCCGTCGTAGCGAGCAGTTGCGCCGAGCTTGCTGCGGCCGATCCCGACGCGCTATGGAAAATCGTCGGCGGACAATGCGTGCCCGAAGCGCGCGCCAGCGGTCATCCCGGCCAATGCACGAGCGTGGATCTGGCCGACCACTACGCGATTCTGAAAGACATCAGCGGACGCAGCCAGCATCTGCTGATTCCGACTGAGCGTGTCACCGGCATCGAAAGCCCGAGCATCGTGGCGCCCGATGCGCCGGACTACTGGGCCGACGGCTGGAGTTCACGCAATACCGTGGAAGCATCGCTCAAGAAGCCGCTCGCCGCCGATCAGTTCGGACTGGAAATCAATTCGGAGTTCCGCCGATCGCAACAGCAATTGCATATTCATATGGATTGCATGCGGACGGATATCATCGACGCGTTGGCGCCTTACCGCCGCGATCAACCTGGCCAGTGGCACTGGGAGACGATAGACGGCGTTCGCTACCGGATCATGCGCGTCACCAGTCTGTCGCAGGACAACGACCCGTTCCGCATCGTTGCGCGTGATCACCCGGACTCGCAGTCGATGGCGACGCAGACGATCCTCGTCACCGGCGCGGGGCCTTCCGCCGATCAGGACGGCTGGCTCGTGCTCAATAGCGGACTGGATGTGGACAACGGCACGGGCACGGCAGAGGGGTTACTCGATCACGAGTGCCATCTGGCCGACGCACATTAG
- a CDS encoding MarR family winged helix-turn-helix transcriptional regulator, with translation MHKPATTHDRPDIPRIGEGKRGEEGYIGYLLRQAGGAHRLRMERALADLGVTPPQFTVLTMLVAYPGLSNADVARLAMLTPQTVSVIVANLLRSGAIARRPHAVHGRIQHIDVTEAGKALLKQCRSRVKAIEQQILAGFSADEESVIRRWLVSVAVEGGSGEAE, from the coding sequence ATGCACAAACCGGCCACCACACACGATCGACCTGACATACCCCGCATTGGCGAGGGCAAGCGCGGTGAGGAGGGGTATATCGGCTACCTGCTGCGTCAGGCGGGGGGCGCCCATCGGTTACGCATGGAGCGGGCGCTCGCTGACCTCGGCGTGACGCCGCCGCAGTTCACGGTGCTGACGATGCTGGTGGCGTACCCCGGGCTGTCAAATGCGGACGTCGCCCGCCTTGCCATGCTCACGCCACAAACCGTCAGCGTGATCGTCGCGAACCTGCTGCGCAGTGGCGCGATCGCCCGGCGGCCTCATGCGGTTCACGGCCGCATTCAGCATATCGATGTCACCGAGGCCGGCAAGGCGCTGCTCAAGCAATGCCGCTCACGCGTGAAAGCGATCGAGCAGCAGATTCTCGCGGGCTTCAGCGCCGATGAGGAGAGTGTGATTCGCCGCTGGCTGGTGAGCGTTGCTGTTGAGGGCGGTTCCGGCGAGGCCGAATGA
- a CDS encoding fatty acid desaturase: MAIYLDDKQREALTRMSASWTWRTEWPTWVLIVTIYGGWFSVATHARSLGLPLTTGLLALLSAWYMSLQHELLHGHPTRSRLVNGLLGFAPLAVWFPYGIYRNSHLRHHDDVHLTRPEHDPESYFVTGETWRRAGTATRALLMLRNTFVGRLLVGPAFAIAATTIDAMRKVGRGDWREVPLWLAHGASLGGLAWWLHTACGIPVWLFMLGIGYGALSLSSIRSFYEHRAAEAVEHRTVLNEAAWFWRLLFLNNNYHAVHHDLPHVPWFALRNVYATCRQQYMERSGGFLVQGYSEWLRLFAFAPVVHPVHDGLPDLIQRNQPASASFAGKLRAKFMAVVPRGELREANPPATAERQRARQVL, encoded by the coding sequence ATGGCGATTTACCTCGACGACAAGCAACGCGAAGCCCTGACGCGCATGAGCGCGAGTTGGACATGGCGCACAGAATGGCCGACCTGGGTGTTGATCGTCACGATTTACGGGGGATGGTTCAGCGTCGCGACGCACGCGCGCAGCCTGGGACTGCCGCTCACCACCGGTCTGCTGGCGCTGCTGAGCGCCTGGTACATGTCGCTGCAGCATGAACTGCTACACGGCCACCCTACCCGCTCGCGCCTCGTCAATGGCCTTCTCGGTTTCGCTCCGCTCGCTGTGTGGTTCCCGTATGGCATCTACCGCAATTCGCATCTGCGCCATCACGACGACGTGCATTTGACGCGGCCCGAGCACGACCCGGAAAGCTACTTCGTCACCGGCGAAACGTGGCGACGTGCAGGCACCGCGACACGCGCGCTGCTAATGTTACGCAATACTTTTGTTGGGCGCCTGCTGGTAGGGCCGGCCTTCGCGATTGCTGCGACGACCATCGACGCGATGCGCAAGGTCGGTCGTGGCGACTGGCGCGAGGTTCCGTTGTGGCTTGCGCATGGCGCGTCACTCGGTGGCCTTGCGTGGTGGCTGCACACAGCCTGCGGAATACCTGTGTGGCTGTTTATGCTCGGCATCGGCTACGGCGCGCTGTCGTTGAGTTCGATCCGCTCGTTCTACGAGCATCGTGCAGCCGAGGCTGTCGAGCACCGTACCGTGCTCAACGAAGCTGCGTGGTTCTGGCGTCTGCTGTTTCTGAATAACAACTATCATGCTGTACATCATGATCTTCCGCATGTGCCATGGTTTGCACTACGGAATGTCTATGCAACCTGCCGCCAGCAATACATGGAGCGTTCAGGAGGTTTTCTGGTGCAGGGTTATAGCGAATGGCTAAGGCTTTTTGCATTCGCTCCGGTTGTGCATCCGGTGCATGACGGTCTGCCCGATCTCATTCAAAGGAATCAACCTGCTTCCGCCAGTTTTGCGGGTAAATTGCGGGCTAAATTCATGGCCGTTGTCCCCCGAGGAGAACTCCGTGAAGCTAACCCACCCGCTACTGCTGAACGCCAACGCGCAAGACAAGTCCTATAA